DNA sequence from the Prolixibacter sp. SD074 genome:
GCAACGCACTTTCCGTTTTTCAACTTTTTCACCCGGTTTCAATTCCATAAAAGGTGCTTTCGCCAACCATACGCCATCGCGTTGGAAAACTTCGCGCTCGTGCGTAAAATACAGGTTAGGCATTTCAATATTTTCGAGAAGAATGTATTGCCATACATCCATTTCAGTCCAGTTACTGATCGGGAAAACCCTGAAGTGCTCGCCTACATTCTTTTTCCCGTTGAACAGGTTCCAAAGCTCGGGGCGCTGATTTTTGGGATCCCACTGGCCAAATTCATCGCGGTGTGAAAAGAAACGTTCCTTGGCACGGGCCTTCTCCTCATCGCGGCGTCCGCCGCCCATTGCGCAATCAAATTTTTCATCCTCGATGGCATCCAGCAGCGTAACCGTTTGCAGCATATTACGACTGGCATTCGGCCCTTTCTCTTCCACAGCCCGTCCGGAATTGATTGAATCCTGGACATACTTAACGATCAACCGTGTTCCGGACGATTCAGCCAACTCATCGCGAAATTTGATGGTTTCGTCGAAGTTATGCCCGGTATCGATATGCATCAGAGGAAACGGCACCCTGGCCGGAAAAAAGGCCTTACGCGCCAGGTAAAACATGACGATGGAGTCTTTTCCACCCGAGAATAGCATAACGGGATTTTCGAATTGTGCAGCCACTTCCCGTAGAATGAAGACTGATTCGGCTTCCAGTTCCCGTAAATGATTTATGGTATATTTTCCCATAGACGTTTGATTTTCCTAAATCTGATCCGTTGTGCGGATATTACATAATTATTCTCTGTTTACAGACAAGTACCCGAACAGGGCACAAAAATATATATTCTACAAAAAAAACAGCCCTGTTAAGCAAACAATTAATCAACTCAATCCGTATTCACTCTTTCGGATTTGAAAAATACCGTTATTTTTGCATTCACGTATTGATAAATCCCAAACCTATCGGGTATGAAAGAAAGAATTAATGACCTGAATGAAAAATTTCAGGAGGCAAGTGTTGGCGAAGTGCTTTCCTGGTTCTTAAAAGAATTTAAGGGAAAGATAGCTCTATCGAGCAGCCTTGGGGCAGAGGACCAAGTGCTTACCGAAATGGTTACCGGGATTGATAAAGGGGCGACTATTTTCACATTAGATACCGGCCGGCTTTTCCCGGAAACCTATGACTTAATCCACCGTACCAATACCAGGTATGGCATTAAAATCAAAGTTTTCTTTCCGGAAGCTTCACGGGTAGAGGAAATGGTGAATGAGAAGGGAATTAACCTTTTCTACGAAAGTATTGAGAACCGGAAGCAATGTTGCCATATCCGGAAAATCGAGCCTTTGAAACGGGCTTTTAAAGGATTGGATGTATGGATTTGTGGTTTACGCCGCGAGCAATCGGTTACGCGTCGGGACATGAAACTGGTGGAATGGGATGAAGCCAACGGGCTGATTAAACTCAATCCGCTTATCGACTGGACGGAAAAAGATGTATGGGATTACATTAACGAAAACAAGATTCCGTATAACCCGTTACATGATAAAGGTTTTCCGAGTATTGGCTGTCAGCCTTGTACCCGGGCCATTATGGAAGGAGAAGATGTTCGTGCCGGGCGCTGGTGGTGGGAAAACCCCGACACCAAAGAATGTGGCCTTCACAAACGATAAAATAGTTGAATTGGGAATTGGGACCTGGTCCCGTAATTATGGAAAAAGGAAAAAGCGCCCGGTAACCGGGCGCTTTTTTTATGTTCGCTATTTTCAGAAACGATATTAATCGTACTTGTGTTTGGGATCATCGCTAAGCTGAAATCCCTTGTTGTATTGCTCCATCGCCTGCAAGCTCATGCCCATTGCAGAGAAACCTCCGTCGTTGAACAGGTTCTGCATGGTGACCTTTCGGGTCAAATCGGAGAACATCACAATACAGTATTCGGCACAATCATCAGCTGTCGCATTTCCCAGCGGAGACATCCGCTCGGAGAAGTCGAGCAACCGGTCGAAACCTTTTACGCCGCTTCCTGCGGTTGTGGGCGTGGGCGACTGTGATATGGTATTAACCCTCACATTTTTTTCACGTCCGTAGATGTAACCAAAGCTACGGGCAATGGATTCGAGCAACGATTTGGCATCAGCCATGTCGTTGTAACCATAGAAGGTACGCTGTGCAGCCACATAAGACAATGCGAGTACTGAGCCCCACTCGTTGATGGCGTCCAGTTTTTTGGCCGTCTGCATCACTTTGTGAAAAGAGAGTGCCGACACATCCAGTGTTTTGTCAAGGAAACCATAATCCAGGTCACTGTAATGTTTACCTTTACGGATATTGGGTGACATTCCGATGGAATGCAGAATAAAGTCAAGCTTTCCACCCAAAACTTCCATCGACCGGACAATTAGTTTTTCCAGATCCTCAACATTTGTTGCATCAGCAGGAATTACTTCCGTGTTGCATTTTTCAGCCAACTTCGGCGTCTCTCCCATCCGGAGTGCAACCGGTACGTTGGTCAATGTAAAGGTAGCTCCTTCTTCGTATGCTTTTTCGGCAACCTTCCAGGCAATGGAATTGCTGTCCAAAGCGCCAAAAATAATACCCCGCTTACCCTTTAGTAAATTATAAGCCATAATCATAGATATTTAAAACTTGATCTCTTTTCCAAAGGCGGCAAAAATATAAAAGTTATAATAAACCTTTTTCACCAGATTATTAAACAACACCTTTCCAACCCATAATACTTAAAATTGTTCACAGGGAAGCAAAAAAAGCTCCGTTACCGGAGCAGTTCCTGTGCATTCTGTAATGCCGCATCGGAGATATTTTCGCCACTCAACATCTTGGCCAACTCCTCCACACGCTCTTTCTCCGAAAGAAGCTTAAGATGGGTAACCGTCTCGTGTTCAGTGTCCTGTTTGTATACCCAGAAGTGGTAATCGCCCTTTGCTGCCACCTGCGGAAGATGGGTAATGTTGATGACTTGCATCCCGGCAGACATATCTTTTAGGATACTCCCCATCTTTCCGGCAATTTCACCGGAAATACCCGAATCAATTTCATCAAATATGATCGTTGGCAATGCCTTCGATTTTGAAATTAATGATTTCAGCGAAAGCATTAAACGAGACATTTCTCCTCCGGAGGCCACTTTGGAGATTTCGCATAATTCGGTGTTTTTATTGGCCGAAAACATAAAACTTACCTCATCGGTTCCACTGGAGGCAGGTGTTCCGTTAGAATTCAGGTCAACCCGGAACCGGGAATTGGGCATGCCCAGTTGCAACAAAAGGCCGTTTACGCGTTCTTCAATAGCCGGCAGGACCTCTTTCCGTTGCTCCGATAACTGCTCAGCCAGTTTTTTCACTTCCGCTTCGGCAGCATCTCTTTGTTTTTCCAGTTTTTCAATTTCCAGGTCATACGAATCGATATCCGAAATTTTCGCATCGAGCGAATCCCGGATGGCAATCAGTTCAGCCACCGTTTCCACCCGGTGCTTTTGCTGTAACGTATATATCAGATCCAAACGGTCATTCAAAAACTCAATACGTCCCGGGTCGTACTCAACACTTTCGGCTGCCCGTTCGGCCTCGTCAGCAATATCTTTCAATTCGAGGTAAGTACTCTCCAGGCGCTGCCGTAAACTTTCCCCTTCCGGGAAGAAACCCTCCACCTTGCTTAACAGGCTTATGCCGTCCTTGCTACCGCGAACAACCGAAGGTCCGTCACCATTTAGGAGTTCGAAAAGTTGTGTCAGGTTTCCTTTAATTTCTTCGGTATGGTTGAGTG
Encoded proteins:
- the recN gene encoding DNA repair protein RecN, encoding MLKRLKIRNYALIRELDVEFQPGFTIITGETGAGKSILLGALSLILGQRADTTALKDTDRKCVVEGVFNVNAYGLKELFGQYDLDYDDQAIFRREISPSGKSRAFINDTPVNLKAMRDLGLRLVDIHSQHQNLELNNQHFQLTVVDLYAGHNDLLETYREKFRIYRKTVQSLNVLLEKAGQSKADLDYFRFQFGQLESASLADGEQEEMEKELETLNHTEEIKGNLTQLFELLNGDGPSVVRGSKDGISLLSKVEGFFPEGESLRQRLESTYLELKDIADEAERAAESVEYDPGRIEFLNDRLDLIYTLQQKHRVETVAELIAIRDSLDAKISDIDSYDLEIEKLEKQRDAAEAEVKKLAEQLSEQRKEVLPAIEERVNGLLLQLGMPNSRFRVDLNSNGTPASSGTDEVSFMFSANKNTELCEISKVASGGEMSRLMLSLKSLISKSKALPTIIFDEIDSGISGEIAGKMGSILKDMSAGMQVINITHLPQVAAKGDYHFWVYKQDTEHETVTHLKLLSEKERVEELAKMLSGENISDAALQNAQELLR
- a CDS encoding enoyl-ACP reductase, with the translated sequence MAYNLLKGKRGIIFGALDSNSIAWKVAEKAYEEGATFTLTNVPVALRMGETPKLAEKCNTEVIPADATNVEDLEKLIVRSMEVLGGKLDFILHSIGMSPNIRKGKHYSDLDYGFLDKTLDVSALSFHKVMQTAKKLDAINEWGSVLALSYVAAQRTFYGYNDMADAKSLLESIARSFGYIYGREKNVRVNTISQSPTPTTAGSGVKGFDRLLDFSERMSPLGNATADDCAEYCIVMFSDLTRKVTMQNLFNDGGFSAMGMSLQAMEQYNKGFQLSDDPKHKYD
- a CDS encoding phosphoadenylyl-sulfate reductase, which translates into the protein MKERINDLNEKFQEASVGEVLSWFLKEFKGKIALSSSLGAEDQVLTEMVTGIDKGATIFTLDTGRLFPETYDLIHRTNTRYGIKIKVFFPEASRVEEMVNEKGINLFYESIENRKQCCHIRKIEPLKRAFKGLDVWICGLRREQSVTRRDMKLVEWDEANGLIKLNPLIDWTEKDVWDYINENKIPYNPLHDKGFPSIGCQPCTRAIMEGEDVRAGRWWWENPDTKECGLHKR
- the cysD gene encoding sulfate adenylyltransferase subunit CysD, with amino-acid sequence MGKYTINHLRELEAESVFILREVAAQFENPVMLFSGGKDSIVMFYLARKAFFPARVPFPLMHIDTGHNFDETIKFRDELAESSGTRLIVKYVQDSINSGRAVEEKGPNASRNMLQTVTLLDAIEDEKFDCAMGGGRRDEEKARAKERFFSHRDEFGQWDPKNQRPELWNLFNGKKNVGEHFRVFPISNWTEMDVWQYILLENIEMPNLYFTHEREVFQRDGVWLAKAPFMELKPGEKVEKRKVRCRTIGDITCTGLTLSTANSLEDIIQEVAISRVTERGGRADDKRSEAAMEDRKRGGYF